In one Halichondria panicea chromosome 4, odHalPani1.1, whole genome shotgun sequence genomic region, the following are encoded:
- the LOC135334945 gene encoding sushi, von Willebrand factor type A, EGF and pentraxin domain-containing protein 1-like has translation METQGVQLLLLLCTVSTCWGQQVYLTLGSGPSITTNNTEILITDIGEDAGLPSLTCHTDFTTCCRSVADNNGNGALGQWTYPDGSVILGNGASATAGQQFYSVRGAPQVIRLARRETTNPLTRTGSYCCTVPTTGGEMTLCANLVAPTSVTCSDNLPTISNGGILYVGGSPNNRPVGATATYSCFGGYTLVGVSVRTCGSDGEWSSSPAPVCQMITCSALPSLANGIIDYSGAGSTDSRPVGTVATHTCDTGYAIIDGSTTRTCGSDGVWSGLAPTCQPNCRDLPSLANGMIMYSAGSPSNRPFSSSAVHSCNTGYTLTGGTTRICVTEGNWDGSPPTCQLRTCFDLPPLLNGVITYTDGLTDSRPINSIATFT, from the exons ATGGAGACTCAAGGTGTTCAACTTCTGTTGCTGTTGTGTACTGTATCCACCTGCTGGGGACAGCAAG TCTACCTGACTCTGGGATCTGGTCCTAGTATCACTACTAACAATACTGAGATCCTCATCACTGACATTGGAGAGGATGCTGGTCTCCCTTCTctcacctgtcacactgactTCACTACCTGCTGTAGAAGTGTTGCTGACAACAATGGTAATGGAGCACTGGGACAGTGGACGTATCCTGATGGGAGTGTGATACTGGGTAATGGAGCCTCAGCGACTGCTGGACAGCAATTCTACAGTGTAAGGGGGGCACCTCAGGTCATCAGACTGGCTCGTAGAGAGACTACCAACCCCCTCACTCGAACCGGgtcctactgttgtactgtaccaactactggaggagagatgACCCTCTGTGCTAACCTGG TTGCACCTACTTCAGTCACATGTTCTGATAATCTCCCGACCATCTCTAATGGAGGCATACTCTATGTTGGTGGATCCCCTAACAACAGACCAGTGGGCGCTACAGCCACTTACAGCTGCTTTGGTGGCTACACTCTGGTTGGAGTGTCAgtgaggacttgtgggagtgatggagagTGGAGCTCATCACCAGCTCCAGTGTGTCAGA TGATAACCTGCTCTGCCCTACCCTCACTGGCAAATGGGATCATCGACTATAGTGGTGCTGGATCAACTGACAGCAGACCAGTGGGCACTGTGGCCACtcacacctgtgacactggctacgCTATCATCGATGGAAGcaccaccaggacttgtgggagtgatggagtgtggagtgggttagctccaacttgtcagc CTAACTGCCGTGACTTACCATCACTGGCCAATGGGATGATCATGTACAGTGCTGGATCCCCTAGCAACAGACCTTTCAGCTCTAGTGCTGTGCACTCCtgcaacactggctacactctcactggaggtacCACCAGGATCTGTGTGACTGAAGGGAACTGGGATGGGtcacctccaacttgtcagcTGC GAACTTGTTTTGATTTACCACCACTATTGAATGGAGTCATTACCTACACTGATGGACTTACTGACAGCAGACCTATTAATAGCATTGCTACCTTCACTTGa
- the LOC135334700 gene encoding CUB and sushi domain-containing protein 2-like, whose protein sequence is MESNLWLEIITSMNTGPTEPPTTCSDLTAPSNGMISYNTGTTSPRPVGTVATYTCVPGCTLNGGTTRTCGSDGVWSGSAPTCQQILICSDLPSLPNGAISYNGGSTDIRPINTIATHSCNTGYTLNGDSVRVCQNDRTWNGSPPTCRVSCGPPPSIDNGSPGQPTSTIIGGEATFTCDTGYLLIGSETITCLSTGNWSTSPSCQIPPPVYLSLSSTNYLSGLSEIPLSTVGDGSGLVCHTDLAGCCEGNTGDWYYPNGSVIMEDGALYVSRDQMSVSLMMSGTAAAPGGLYCCVVPTSGGMDTACIVLASTDESSVGAQCDNTGAVVGGVVALVAMVAIVTGVVMVTYLVLRYKRGGKMTVPPDISLTDQGQSAAATYETVPATYEEIPASKEVKGDYSYTQNNAYLTVSGREAPAAGGIQ, encoded by the exons ATGGAATCAAATTTATGGTTAGAAATAATTACGTCAA TGAACACAGGACCCActgaaccacccaccacctgctCTGATCTCACTGCTCCgtccaatggaatgatcagctACAATACGGGGACTACTAGTCCGAGACCAGtgggcactgtggccacctacacctgtgtccCTGGCtgcactctcaatggaggcaccaccaggacttgtgggagtgatggagtgtggagtgggtcagctccaacttgtcaac AGATACTAATCTGTTCTGACTTACCCTCTCTGCCTAATGGAGCCATTTCTTATAATGGTGGATCCACTGACATCAGACCTATCAACACCATAGCTACACACAGCtgcaacactggctacactctcaatggagacaGTGTCAGAGTTTGTCAGAATGACAGAACATGGAATGGGTCACCTCCAACTTGTCGAG TTTCCTGTGGCCCCCCTCCCTCTATTGACAACGGATCTCCCGGACAACCAACCAGCACAATAATCGGAGGAGAGGCGACCttcacctgtgacactggataccTTCTGATTGGCTCTGAAACCATCACATGTTTGAGTACTGGTAACTGGAGCACCTCACCATCTTGCCAGA TCCCTCCCCCTGTGTACTTGTCCCTCTCCTCCACCAACTACTTGTCTGGGCTCTCTGAGATCCCTCTGTCCACCGTGGGAGATGGGAGTGGCCTCGTCTGTCATACTGACCTTGCTGGCTGCTGTGAGGGGAACACTGGAGATTGGTACTATCCTAATGGCTCTGTTATTATGGAGGATGGAGCGTTGTATGTTAGCAGAGATCAGATGAGTGTCAGTCTGATGATGAGTGGAACAGCTGCTGCTCCTGGTGGTCTCTACTGCTGTGTGGTGCCTACCAGTGGAGGGATggatactgcatgtattgtgtTAG CCTCTACTGATGAGAGCTCTGTCGGTGCTCAGTGTGACAACACTGGTGCTGTGGTGGGAGGAGTGGTGGCCCTGGTAGCAATGGTGGCTATAGTAACTGGTGTAGTGATGGTGACCTACCTAGTGCTCCGGTACAAGAGAGGAGGGAAAAT GACTGTTCCTCCAGATATCTCCCTTACTGACCAGGGTCAGAGTGCAGCTGCTACCTATGAGACCGTCCCTGCCACTTATGAGGAGATCCCAGCCTCCaaagaggtcaaaggtgactaCAGCTACACACAGAACAATGCCTACTTgactgtgagtgggcgtgaggCTCCTGCTGCTGGAGGAATACAATAA
- the LOC135334948 gene encoding CUB and sushi domain-containing protein 3-like, whose product MALCANLVAPTSVTCSDNLPTISNGAITYASGSPNNRPVGATATYSCFGDYRLVGVSVRTSTCGSDGEWSGSAPVCQLTCSDLPSLTNGDIDYGGAGSTNSRQVDTMATYTCDTGYTLNGVTTRTCGSDGVWSGSGNGLPPNCQPNCPDLPSLANGMIMYSAGSTNNRPVGSSATYSCNHGYTLTVSTTRVCVTERIWSGSPPTCQGELCNSYTKSICSFSGYHS is encoded by the exons ATGGCCCTCTGTGCTAACCTGG TTGCACCTACTTCAGTCACATGTTCTGATAATCTCCCGACCATCTCTAATGGAGCTATAACCTATGCTAGTGGATCTCCTAACAACAGACCAGTGGGTGCTACAGCCACTTACAGCTGCTTTGGTGACTACCGTCTGGTTGGAGTGTCAGTGAGGACTAgtacttgtgggagtgatggagagtggagtgggtcagctccagtgtgtcagc TAACCTGCTCTGACCTACCCTCACTGACAAATGGGGACATTGACTATGGTGGTGCTGGATCTACTAACAGCAGACAAGTGGACActatggccacctacacctgtgacactggctacactctcaatggagtcaccaccaggacttgtgggagtgatggagtgtggagtggcaGTGGGAATGGGCTACCTCCTAATTGCCAgc CTAACTGCCCTGACCTACCCTCACTAGCCAATGggatgattatgtacagtgctggATCCACTAACAACAGACCTGTCGGCTCTAGTgctacctacagctgtaaccatggctacactctcactgttAGTACCACCAGGGTCTGTGTGACTGAAAGGATCTGGAGTGGGtcacctccaacttgtcaaggtgagctcTGTAACTCCTAcacaaagtcaatttgtagtttctcagggtATCATTCCTAA